One Pseudorasbora parva isolate DD20220531a chromosome 4, ASM2467924v1, whole genome shotgun sequence genomic region harbors:
- the fgfbp1b gene encoding fibroblast growth factor-binding protein 1 codes for MKEKSLRGTLALLLFLACLSQLIFTAESIGGEKGKRRRQESRGDDNVAVLKGVCATKDKARCSWSVRGEDIYTMTVTCRPRNGDRFTCRYTAKPATCTEYRSNSKGYWEQIARSLQKQKTLCADPRALIRTGMCKRAPLDAHFKLTGTSQPKKPKTEKTPVTTKTTLPDNKRQCTERIDHSQIAKEKCGDSWASLCAFLFTMIQSGDC; via the coding sequence ATGAAGGAAAAATCTCTTCGTGGGACTCTCGCGCTCCTGCTGTTCCTCGCGTGTCTTTCACAGCTCATCTTCACTGCTGAAAGCATTGGGGGAGAGAAAGGGAAACGAAGGAGACAGGAGAGTCGAGGCGATGATAACGTTGCGGTACTGAAAGGAGTGTGCGCAACTAAGGACAAGGCGCGGTGTTCGTGGTCGGTGCGTGGAGAGGACATATACACCATGACCGTTACATGTAGACCTAGAAACGGGGATAGATTTACCTGTCGGTACACTGCCAAGCCTGCGACATGCACCGAATATAGGTCTAATTCCAAGGGCTACTGGGAACAGATCGCCAGATCGCTTCAAAAGCAGAAGACACTTTGCGCGGATCCTCGCGCACTGATCCGGACGGGTATGTGTAAGCGCGCGCCACTGGATGCGCATTTCAAACTCACCGGTACGTCACAACCAAAAAAACCCAAGACAGAGAAGACACCGGTAACCACGAAGACAACGCTCCCGGACAATAAGCGCCAATGCACAGAGCGCATTGACCACAGTCAGATCGCCAAAGAGAAGTGCGGAGATTCCTGGGCGAGTCTATGCGCGTTTCTCTTTACTATGATCCAGAGCGGGGACTGCTGA